A DNA window from Massilia putida contains the following coding sequences:
- a CDS encoding SMP-30/gluconolactonase/LRE family protein: MLEAVVEHVRGVRCAVGESPVWHALEQAWYWVDIPARRIWRLDHATGATRHWTAAEMVACIAPRAQGGLIAGMETGIFAVDLQDDGTVRAKRLAAPPELAPGMRFNDGRTDRQGRFWSGTMWMDMAAALPIGRLYRYDTDGLSAPLVSGLVTQNGLAWSPDGRTMYLSDSHPTRRRVWAFDYDVDAGVPHDRRLFVDMAAYAGRPDGAAMDSDGCYWVAGNDGSSLLRFTPDGKPDRELALPVAKPSMPCFGGAELDTLLVTSIVQPGREDDALAGAVLLVRPGARGVAEVAFAG; encoded by the coding sequence ATGCTTGAGGCCGTCGTCGAACACGTCCGCGGCGTGCGCTGCGCCGTGGGCGAGAGCCCCGTGTGGCACGCGCTCGAACAGGCCTGGTACTGGGTCGACATCCCCGCGCGCCGCATCTGGCGCCTGGATCACGCGACCGGCGCGACGCGCCACTGGACGGCGGCCGAGATGGTGGCCTGTATCGCGCCGCGCGCCCAGGGCGGCCTGATCGCCGGCATGGAGACGGGCATCTTCGCCGTCGACCTGCAGGATGACGGCACCGTGCGCGCCAAGCGGCTGGCCGCGCCGCCCGAACTGGCGCCCGGCATGCGCTTCAACGACGGCCGTACCGACCGCCAGGGCCGCTTCTGGAGCGGCACGATGTGGATGGACATGGCCGCGGCGCTGCCCATCGGGCGCCTGTACCGCTACGACACGGACGGCCTGTCGGCGCCGCTCGTTTCCGGCCTCGTCACGCAAAACGGCCTCGCGTGGTCGCCGGACGGGCGCACGATGTACCTGTCCGACTCGCATCCGACGCGCCGGCGCGTGTGGGCGTTCGATTACGACGTCGACGCGGGCGTGCCGCACGACCGGCGCCTGTTCGTCGACATGGCCGCGTACGCGGGCCGGCCGGATGGCGCGGCGATGGACAGCGACGGTTGCTACTGGGTCGCCGGGAACGACGGTTCCAGCCTGCTGCGGTTCACGCCGGACGGGAAGCCGGACCGGGAGCTGGCGCTGCCTGTCGCGAAGCCGTCCATGCCGTGCTTCGGGGGGGCGGAGCTGGATACCTTGCTCGTGACGTCGATCGTGCAGCCGGGGCGCGAGGACGACGCGCTGGCGGGGGCGGTGTTGCTGGTGCGGCCGGGGGCGCGTGGGGTCGCCGAGGTGGCGTTTGCCGGCTGA
- a CDS encoding flavin reductase family protein, with amino-acid sequence MNDHIHFYEPRAGHGLPHDPFNAIVGPRPIGWISSRSRAGILNLAPYSFFNAFNYTPPIVGFASIGYKDTVRNVEETGAFCWNLATRALADRMNATCAAVPPDVDEFALAGLTPAASRLVDVPRVAEAPVSFECRLTQVVRLHGADGQPAPSWLVLGEVVGVHIARAMLRDGVYDTARAGHILRGGGPADYFEVGPDQLFRMFRPQ; translated from the coding sequence ATGAACGACCACATCCATTTCTACGAACCGCGCGCCGGCCACGGCCTGCCGCACGATCCCTTCAATGCCATCGTCGGCCCCCGCCCCATCGGCTGGATCTCGTCGCGCAGCCGCGCCGGCATCCTCAACCTGGCGCCGTACAGCTTCTTCAACGCGTTCAACTACACGCCGCCGATCGTCGGTTTCGCCAGCATCGGCTACAAGGACACCGTCCGCAACGTCGAGGAAACGGGCGCGTTCTGCTGGAACCTGGCCACGCGCGCCCTCGCCGACCGCATGAACGCCACGTGCGCGGCCGTGCCGCCCGACGTCGACGAGTTCGCGCTGGCCGGCCTCACGCCCGCCGCGTCGCGCCTCGTCGACGTGCCGCGCGTGGCCGAGGCGCCGGTCTCGTTCGAATGCCGGCTCACCCAGGTCGTGCGCCTGCACGGCGCGGACGGGCAGCCGGCGCCGAGCTGGCTCGTGCTGGGCGAAGTCGTCGGCGTGCACATCGCCCGGGCCATGCTCAGGGACGGCGTCTACGACACGGCGCGCGCGGGCCACATCCTGCGCGGCGGCGGGCCGGCCGACTATTTCGAGGTCGGGCCGGACCAGCTCTTCCGCATGTTCAGGCCGCAGTGA
- a CDS encoding NADP-dependent malic enzyme, whose protein sequence is MTTESSLNEAKDTQLRADALEYHRSPVRGKIEVVATKPLSNQRDLSLAYSPGVAYACEEIAADPATAADYTSRANLVAVISNGTAVLGLGNIGPLASKPVMEGKGCLFKKFAGVDVFDLELAENDPDKLIDAIAMLEPTVGGINLEDIKAPECFYIEKKLSERMNIPVFHDDQHGTAIISSAALLNALKVVGKDIGTVKLVASGAGAAAIACLDMMVSLGVKRENVYVTDSKGVIWQGREANMEANKARYAQDTSARTLADIVNGADVFLGCSTAGVLTGEMVKTMADRPVILALANPEPEIRPEVAKAARPDCIVATGRSDYPNQVNNVLCFPYIFRGALDCGATRITTEMKLACVSAIAELAEAEANDAVAAAYAGQDLNFGPDYIIPKPFDPRLMAAIAPAVAKAAEASGVATRPIADMDAYRDKLGEMIYHTGFFMKPVFAKAKAAPKRVAYADGSEPRVLRAVQTVVDEGLAKPVLIGRAAEVEKAIKQSGLRLKAGVDYTLVEAEGDTTLQGARLLNAGEVDSLICGMQGSYDSHLAHVKNEIGLAPGAEVLAAMNALVLDKMTLFITDTYVNDNPSAQELAAITKLAATEMRHFGLEPKAALVSHSIFGSSQRPSAQRMRDARALLAQTAPELPVLGEVHGDAALSEDIRSIYRQKNEMRDDFGGSANLLVMPSLDAANILFNVLKVTSGKGVTVGPILLGAAKSVHILSPSATVRRIVNMTALAVAEA, encoded by the coding sequence ATGACTACCGAAAGCAGCCTGAACGAGGCTAAAGACACCCAGTTGCGCGCCGACGCGCTCGAATACCACCGCAGCCCCGTGCGCGGCAAGATCGAGGTCGTGGCGACGAAACCCCTGTCGAACCAGCGCGACCTGTCGCTCGCCTATTCGCCCGGCGTCGCCTACGCCTGCGAGGAAATCGCCGCCGATCCGGCCACCGCCGCCGATTACACGTCGCGCGCCAACCTGGTCGCCGTGATCTCGAACGGCACCGCCGTCCTGGGCCTGGGCAATATCGGCCCGCTGGCCTCCAAGCCCGTCATGGAAGGCAAAGGCTGCCTGTTCAAGAAATTCGCCGGCGTCGACGTGTTCGACCTGGAACTGGCCGAGAACGATCCCGATAAACTCATCGACGCGATCGCGATGCTCGAGCCGACCGTCGGCGGCATCAACCTGGAAGACATCAAGGCGCCGGAATGCTTCTACATCGAGAAGAAGCTGTCCGAGCGCATGAACATCCCCGTCTTCCACGACGACCAGCACGGCACCGCCATCATCTCCAGCGCCGCGCTGCTGAACGCGCTGAAGGTCGTCGGCAAGGACATCGGCACCGTCAAGCTGGTGGCGTCGGGCGCCGGCGCGGCGGCCATCGCCTGCCTCGACATGATGGTGAGCCTGGGCGTCAAGCGCGAGAACGTCTACGTCACCGACTCGAAGGGCGTGATCTGGCAGGGCCGCGAAGCGAACATGGAAGCCAACAAGGCCAGGTACGCGCAGGACACGAGCGCACGCACGCTGGCCGACATCGTCAACGGCGCCGACGTGTTCCTCGGCTGCTCGACCGCGGGCGTGCTGACGGGCGAGATGGTCAAGACGATGGCCGACCGCCCCGTCATCCTGGCGCTCGCGAACCCGGAACCGGAAATCCGGCCGGAAGTGGCGAAGGCCGCCCGTCCGGACTGCATCGTCGCGACCGGCCGTTCGGACTATCCGAACCAGGTCAACAACGTACTGTGCTTCCCGTACATCTTCCGCGGCGCGCTCGATTGCGGCGCCACGCGCATCACGACCGAGATGAAGCTCGCCTGCGTGAGCGCGATCGCCGAACTGGCCGAAGCGGAAGCGAACGACGCCGTCGCCGCCGCGTACGCCGGCCAGGACCTGAACTTCGGTCCCGACTACATCATCCCGAAACCGTTCGACCCGCGCCTGATGGCCGCCATCGCGCCGGCCGTCGCCAAGGCCGCGGAAGCGTCGGGCGTCGCCACGCGTCCGATCGCCGACATGGATGCCTACCGCGACAAGCTGGGCGAGATGATCTACCACACCGGCTTCTTCATGAAGCCCGTGTTCGCCAAGGCCAAGGCCGCGCCGAAGCGCGTCGCCTACGCGGACGGCAGCGAGCCGCGCGTCCTGCGCGCCGTGCAGACCGTCGTCGACGAGGGCCTCGCGAAGCCCGTGCTGATCGGCCGCGCGGCGGAAGTCGAAAAAGCGATCAAGCAGTCCGGCCTGCGCCTGAAGGCGGGCGTCGACTACACGCTGGTGGAAGCGGAAGGCGACACCACGCTGCAAGGTGCGCGCCTGCTGAACGCGGGTGAAGTGGATTCCCTGATCTGCGGCATGCAGGGCAGCTACGACAGCCACCTGGCGCACGTCAAGAACGAGATCGGTCTCGCGCCGGGCGCCGAGGTGCTGGCTGCGATGAACGCGCTGGTGCTCGACAAGATGACCCTGTTCATCACCGACACCTACGTCAACGACAACCCGTCGGCGCAGGAACTGGCGGCGATCACGAAGCTGGCCGCGACGGAGATGCGCCATTTCGGCCTCGAGCCGAAGGCGGCGCTCGTGTCGCACTCGATCTTCGGCTCGTCGCAGCGCCCGTCCGCGCAGCGCATGCGCGACGCGCGCGCCCTGCTCGCGCAAACGGCGCCGGAACTGCCGGTGCTGGGCGAAGTGCACGGTGACGCCGCGCTGTCGGAAGACATCCGGAGCATCTACCGGCAGAAGAATGAGATGCGGGACGATTTCGGCGGCAGCGCCAACCTGCTCGTGATGCCGTCGCTGGATGCCGCCAACATCCTGTTCAACGTGCTGAAGGTCACGTCGGGCAAGGGCGTGACGGTCGGCCCGATCCTGCTGGGCGCCGCGAAGTCGGTGCACATCCTGAGCCCCAGCGCGACGGTGCGCCGGATCGTCAACATGACGGCGCTGGCTGTCGCCGAAGCCTGA
- a CDS encoding ABC transporter substrate-binding protein → MAFAPTGRLRAAINLGNPILAHAVGDGGAGGVSVDLAREFARRLGVELDLVVVDTAGKSVDAVANERADIGFFAIDPARGADIAFTAPYVLIEGSYLVRDDSPIRANDDVDQAAHRVVVGKGSAYDLFLTRHLRHAQIVRAPSSPAVVPVFLEQDADVAAGVRQQLEADARGRAGLRLLDGRFMVIRQAMGVPKSRGEQAAAFLAAFVEEMKASGFVAAALARHGIEGASVAPPG, encoded by the coding sequence ATGGCCTTCGCTCCGACCGGCCGGCTGCGCGCCGCCATCAACCTGGGCAACCCGATCCTGGCGCACGCGGTCGGTGACGGCGGCGCGGGCGGCGTCTCCGTCGACCTCGCCCGCGAGTTCGCGCGGCGGCTCGGCGTGGAACTGGACCTCGTCGTCGTCGACACCGCCGGCAAATCGGTGGATGCCGTCGCAAACGAGCGCGCGGACATCGGCTTCTTCGCCATCGACCCCGCGCGCGGCGCCGACATCGCGTTCACGGCGCCGTACGTGCTGATCGAGGGCAGCTACCTCGTGCGGGACGATTCGCCCATCCGCGCCAACGACGACGTCGACCAGGCGGCGCACCGCGTCGTCGTCGGCAAGGGCAGCGCCTACGACCTGTTCCTGACCCGGCACCTCCGGCACGCGCAGATCGTGCGCGCGCCCTCCTCGCCCGCCGTCGTGCCGGTCTTCCTCGAGCAAGACGCGGACGTGGCGGCGGGCGTACGCCAGCAACTGGAAGCGGATGCGCGAGGCCGAGCCGGCCTGCGCCTCCTCGATGGCCGCTTCATGGTCATCCGCCAGGCGATGGGCGTGCCGAAGTCACGCGGCGAGCAAGCGGCTGCCTTCCTCGCCGCGTTCGTCGAGGAGATGAAGGCGAGCGGCTTCGTGGCGGCCGCGCTGGCCCGCCATGGAATCGAAGGCGCATCCGTCGCCCCGCCCGGGTGA
- a CDS encoding DUF4380 domain-containing protein, with translation MPTPTRTATALALSCALSAAAQAADLPLLTLDNGTVRATLTDAIGGRLLSFALAGKSSFLKLDTNAGDPDAPVTATTDNVGWLGHEIWVGPQKEWWSHQDVNPARAGLPWPPDPWLSLARYKVEDKRGDAVTLASPASPVNGLQLVKRYSLVPGKPHSLRLDVDAANVRKAQVAWDIWFNTRAHGDTRVYVPVARSEDVRQQAIEPKPDMVPLTWTLADGLFSLDAYPAGKGRPHRNGKMLLQPSSGWMAGFHKGQVLVIQFAHQPRAAIHPDQGQIELYNDWQPEAPEKGLMEMEVHAPYVTLAPGRHMQASELWTLLPYDGPDTRAAQVAFLRSHAKELGLEGI, from the coding sequence ATGCCCACTCCAACCCGAACCGCTACGGCGCTGGCCCTGTCCTGCGCTCTCTCGGCCGCCGCACAGGCGGCCGATCTCCCCCTCCTCACCCTCGACAACGGCACCGTGCGCGCGACCCTCACCGACGCCATCGGCGGGCGGTTGCTGTCGTTCGCGCTGGCGGGAAAATCCAGCTTTCTCAAGCTCGATACGAACGCCGGCGATCCCGACGCGCCCGTCACTGCCACGACGGACAACGTCGGCTGGCTCGGCCACGAGATCTGGGTCGGCCCGCAGAAGGAATGGTGGTCGCACCAGGACGTGAACCCGGCGCGCGCCGGCCTGCCCTGGCCGCCCGACCCGTGGCTGAGCCTCGCCCGCTACAAGGTCGAGGACAAGCGCGGCGACGCGGTCACGCTCGCGAGCCCGGCCAGCCCCGTCAACGGCCTGCAGCTCGTCAAGCGCTACAGCCTCGTCCCGGGCAAGCCGCACAGCCTGCGCCTGGATGTCGACGCGGCCAACGTGCGCAAGGCACAGGTGGCGTGGGACATCTGGTTCAACACGCGCGCCCACGGGGACACGCGCGTGTACGTACCCGTCGCGCGCAGTGAGGACGTGCGCCAGCAGGCCATCGAACCGAAGCCGGACATGGTGCCGCTGACGTGGACGCTGGCGGACGGCCTGTTCTCGCTCGACGCCTACCCGGCCGGCAAAGGCCGGCCGCACCGCAACGGCAAGATGCTGCTGCAGCCATCGAGCGGCTGGATGGCGGGCTTCCACAAGGGCCAGGTGCTGGTGATCCAGTTCGCGCACCAGCCGCGCGCGGCCATCCATCCGGACCAGGGCCAGATCGAGCTGTACAACGACTGGCAGCCGGAGGCACCGGAGAAGGGATTGATGGAGATGGAAGTGCACGCGCCGTACGTGACGCTGGCGCCGGGGCGGCACATGCAGGCGTCCGAGCTGTGGACCCTGCTGCCCTACGATGGGCCGGATACGCGGGCCGCGCAGGTGGCGTTCCTGCGCTCGCATGCGAAGGAGTTGGGGTTGGAGGGCATCTAA
- a CDS encoding TonB-dependent receptor, protein MIRFKRTAIAVAAGQIALLAGGAALAQTDAGQNASGANVVVVTGQRAALQSAQKLKQNADEVVDSIVADDIGKLPDRSVTEVLQRVVGITIDRTMSKGDPEHYSVEGSGVNVRGLSYVRSELNGRDSFSANGGRSLNFEDVPPELMAGVDVYKNPSAEQIEGAVGGLVNLRTALPFDFSGRKFAVSLDKTYSELKKGKTSPSGSVMFSNRWKTGFGEFGALIDLAYSESGTRTDAFQVEPYYPRSEVVSGKTVWIPKGSQWRTLEFNRKREGAYGALQWKKDATLSSSLTFFKSRYKMHWDEQAIFAQSSPYNIKVSPDATFDSKGALLTGTLTDPADNGINFGADTRSADRKSDTTDVAWHISWRPNSDWAFDTDIQHIRATTSSFDSTVATGIQMPSETIDLRGDVPTLSFTDAQRAYLANPANYYWAFTMEHQDRSHAGEWAFKQDARFTFDHPVLRDIRFGVRFTDRNAVTQNSNPSYNWAAVSQPWQLGWDISKLAYLGDPRFANGIQVHSFNNFFNNNTSVPALVFPNVALTTGYPGTYATLHSYHDILCHEQNGPNGNCAAWKPATFGTDPAGTNDQKERTGAAFTQLRFGFDDLKYPIDGNVGLRYVKTQMTAHGYTTFTPATQTPAGVPVFTAFAKKQDFSNDYNNVLPSLNLRMKASDKLQFRLAMATGISRPDFTDLQGYTTLSQNVDKNTGQVTYTGTGTGNPNLRPIRSHQFDLTGEWYFAPTGSLTLALFNKQLKDVIIKQSYGYDVADTTGKAYTYTVTGPVNGADGHARGAEIAYQQYFDKLPGWLSGFGVQANYTYVDSKTDLHRPVHAVYCSGGNTADNFNLNLNGCDVDGKTFGDLPLIGLSRQSYNLALLYDKGPLSARLAWNWRSKNLQNVNVNGTQGTDGTDTNPNSPTFGQHNVAWALPTWADGYGQLDASLFYNFTPNLSLGLEAQNLTDSKARQLMQQGIGFKGRAWFVSGPRYTAKIRYSF, encoded by the coding sequence ATGATTCGATTCAAGAGAACCGCGATCGCCGTGGCAGCCGGCCAGATCGCACTGCTCGCCGGCGGTGCCGCGCTGGCGCAGACCGACGCCGGTCAGAACGCGTCCGGCGCCAACGTCGTCGTCGTGACGGGCCAGCGCGCAGCCCTGCAGTCGGCGCAGAAACTCAAGCAGAACGCCGACGAGGTGGTCGATTCGATCGTCGCCGACGACATCGGCAAGCTGCCGGACCGCTCGGTGACGGAAGTGCTGCAGCGCGTGGTCGGCATCACGATCGACCGCACGATGTCCAAGGGCGACCCCGAGCACTATTCGGTCGAGGGCTCGGGCGTGAACGTGCGCGGCCTGTCCTATGTGCGTTCGGAGCTGAACGGTCGCGATTCGTTCTCCGCGAACGGCGGCCGCTCGCTGAACTTCGAAGACGTGCCGCCGGAACTGATGGCAGGCGTCGACGTCTACAAGAATCCGTCGGCGGAACAGATCGAAGGCGCCGTCGGCGGCCTGGTGAACCTGCGTACCGCGCTGCCTTTCGATTTCTCGGGCCGCAAGTTTGCTGTGTCGCTGGACAAAACCTACTCGGAGCTCAAGAAGGGCAAGACGTCGCCGTCCGGCTCGGTCATGTTCTCGAACCGTTGGAAGACGGGCTTCGGCGAATTCGGTGCCCTGATCGACCTCGCGTATTCGGAAAGCGGCACCCGTACGGACGCGTTCCAGGTCGAGCCGTATTATCCGCGCAGCGAGGTGGTGTCCGGCAAGACCGTGTGGATCCCGAAGGGGTCGCAGTGGCGTACGCTGGAATTCAACCGCAAGCGCGAAGGTGCCTACGGCGCCCTGCAATGGAAGAAGGATGCGACGCTGAGCTCCTCGCTGACGTTCTTCAAGTCGCGCTACAAGATGCATTGGGACGAGCAGGCGATCTTCGCCCAGTCCAGCCCCTACAACATCAAGGTGAGTCCCGACGCCACCTTCGATTCGAAGGGTGCGCTGCTGACTGGCACGCTGACCGATCCGGCCGACAACGGCATCAATTTCGGCGCCGACACCCGTTCCGCGGACCGCAAGTCCGACACCACCGACGTGGCCTGGCACATCAGCTGGCGTCCGAACAGCGACTGGGCGTTCGACACCGACATCCAGCACATCCGCGCGACGACTTCGAGCTTCGACTCGACGGTGGCGACCGGCATCCAGATGCCGTCCGAGACCATCGATCTGCGCGGCGACGTGCCGACGCTGTCGTTCACCGACGCGCAGCGCGCCTACCTGGCCAACCCGGCCAATTACTACTGGGCGTTCACGATGGAGCACCAGGACCGCAGCCATGCCGGCGAATGGGCCTTCAAGCAGGATGCCAGGTTCACGTTCGACCATCCGGTCCTGCGCGACATCCGCTTCGGCGTGCGCTTCACCGACCGCAATGCGGTGACGCAGAACTCGAACCCGAGCTACAACTGGGCCGCCGTGTCGCAGCCGTGGCAATTGGGCTGGGATATCAGCAAGCTCGCCTACCTGGGCGATCCGCGCTTCGCGAACGGCATCCAGGTCCACTCGTTCAACAACTTCTTCAACAACAACACGTCGGTGCCGGCGCTGGTGTTCCCGAACGTGGCGCTGACCACCGGCTACCCGGGCACGTACGCGACGCTGCACAGTTATCACGACATCCTGTGCCATGAGCAGAACGGCCCGAACGGCAACTGCGCGGCCTGGAAACCGGCGACCTTCGGCACCGATCCTGCCGGCACGAACGACCAGAAGGAACGCACGGGTGCCGCCTTCACGCAGCTGCGCTTCGGCTTCGACGACCTGAAGTATCCGATCGACGGCAATGTCGGCCTGCGCTACGTGAAGACGCAAATGACGGCGCACGGCTACACGACGTTCACCCCGGCCACGCAGACGCCGGCCGGCGTCCCGGTGTTCACGGCGTTCGCCAAGAAGCAGGACTTCAGCAACGACTACAACAACGTGTTGCCGAGCCTGAATCTGCGCATGAAGGCGTCCGACAAGCTGCAGTTCCGCCTCGCGATGGCCACCGGTATCTCGCGTCCGGACTTCACCGACCTGCAGGGCTACACGACGCTGTCGCAGAACGTGGACAAGAACACCGGCCAGGTCACCTACACGGGTACCGGCACGGGCAATCCGAACCTGCGCCCCATCCGTTCGCACCAGTTCGACCTGACGGGCGAATGGTACTTCGCCCCGACCGGCTCGCTCACGCTGGCGCTTTTCAACAAGCAGCTGAAGGACGTGATCATCAAGCAGTCGTACGGCTATGACGTCGCGGACACGACCGGGAAGGCGTACACGTACACCGTGACCGGTCCGGTGAACGGCGCGGACGGCCATGCGCGCGGTGCCGAGATCGCGTACCAGCAATACTTCGACAAGCTGCCGGGCTGGTTGTCGGGCTTCGGCGTTCAGGCGAACTACACGTACGTGGACAGCAAGACGGACCTGCACCGGCCGGTGCACGCCGTGTACTGCTCGGGCGGCAATACGGCCGACAACTTCAACCTGAACCTGAACGGTTGCGACGTGGACGGCAAGACGTTCGGCGATCTGCCGCTGATCGGCCTGTCGCGCCAGTCGTACAATCTGGCGCTCCTGTACGACAAGGGCCCGCTGTCGGCGCGCCTGGCGTGGAACTGGCGCTCGAAGAACCTGCAGAACGTGAACGTCAACGGCACGCAGGGCACGGACGGTACCGATACCAACCCGAACAGCCCGACCTTCGGCCAGCACAACGTGGCCTGGGCGCTGCCGACGTGGGCGGACGGCTACGGCCAGCTGGATGCGTCGCTGTTCTACAACTTCACGCCTAACCTGTCGTTGGGCCTGGAAGCGCAGAACCTGACCGATTCCAAGGCCCGCCAGCTGATGCAGCAGGGTATCGGGTTCAAGGGCCGCGCATGGTTCGTGTCGGGTCCGCGTTATACGGCCAAGATCCGCTACAGCTTCTAA
- a CDS encoding LacI family DNA-binding transcriptional regulator encodes MTNFQNLGNDPPAEPPKRTRRTKGGLTLVDVARVAGVAPITVSRVLNSPEKVSPDLVQKVRSAIERTGYVPNLLAGSLASTKSRMVAAILPTIAGSVFIDTVQALTESLAAAGYQLILGQSGYENSREDELLEAIIGRRPDGIVLAGIMRSAQGRRRLQASAIPLVETWDLTPTPADMLVGFSHEDIGQAVAEFLSQRGRRRVAVISASDERAQRRNRAFAQAAVRLDMQGPDGTVPFHTIPAPGTAAGGRAGLRALLAADPGIDAVFCSSDMVALGVLTEAHKLGIEVPGRLAVVGLGDQAFAAEMYPALTTVHLDGRRMGQIAAQFLIDRIAGTPVTDVVRDIGFTIVERDSA; translated from the coding sequence ATGACAAATTTTCAGAATCTCGGGAATGACCCGCCGGCGGAGCCACCCAAGCGCACACGCCGCACGAAAGGCGGCCTCACGCTCGTGGACGTGGCGCGCGTCGCGGGCGTCGCGCCGATCACGGTGTCGCGCGTGCTGAACTCCCCGGAGAAGGTCTCGCCCGACCTCGTGCAGAAAGTGCGCTCCGCGATCGAACGCACGGGTTACGTGCCGAACCTGCTGGCGGGCAGCCTGGCGTCGACGAAGAGCCGCATGGTCGCGGCGATCCTGCCGACCATCGCGGGCTCCGTGTTCATCGATACCGTCCAGGCGCTGACGGAGAGCCTCGCCGCCGCCGGGTATCAGCTGATCCTGGGCCAGTCGGGCTACGAGAATTCACGCGAGGACGAGTTGCTGGAAGCGATCATCGGGCGCCGGCCGGACGGCATCGTCCTCGCCGGCATCATGCGCTCCGCGCAGGGGCGGCGCCGGCTGCAGGCGAGCGCGATCCCCCTCGTCGAGACATGGGACCTGACGCCCACGCCGGCCGACATGCTGGTCGGCTTTTCGCACGAGGATATCGGCCAGGCGGTGGCCGAATTCCTGTCCCAGCGCGGACGGCGCCGCGTGGCCGTGATCAGCGCCTCGGACGAGCGCGCCCAGCGCCGCAACCGCGCCTTCGCGCAGGCGGCCGTACGCCTGGACATGCAGGGCCCGGACGGCACCGTCCCCTTCCACACGATCCCCGCGCCCGGCACGGCGGCGGGAGGCCGGGCGGGTCTGCGCGCATTGCTGGCGGCCGATCCCGGCATCGACGCCGTATTCTGCAGCTCCGACATGGTGGCGCTGGGGGTGCTCACGGAAGCGCACAAGCTCGGCATCGAGGTTCCCGGCCGGCTCGCGGTCGTCGGCCTCGGCGACCAGGCGTTCGCGGCCGAGATGTACCCGGCCCTCACGACGGTCCACCTGGACGGCCGCAGGATGGGCCAGATCGCGGCGCAGTTCCTCATCGACCGCATCGCGGGCACGCCCGTTACCGACGTCGTGCGCGATATCGGCTTCACCATCGTCGAGCGGGACAGCGCGTAA